The genomic segment CGTTGATGTCAAGATCGACGGCCAGCACGTCGAGGTCAAGGGCTCCAAGGGCACTCTGTCCCAGGACATCCCGGCCCCGATCACCGTGGCTGTGGAGGACAACCAGATTGTTGTCTCCCGTCCCGATGATCACCGCAAGAGCCGTTCGCTGCACGGTCTGTCCCGCTCGCTCGTGAACAACATGGTTGTTGGCGTGACCGAGGGCTACACCATCAAGATGGAAATCTTCGGTGTTGGTTACCGTGTGCAGGCCAAGGGTCAGAACCTCGAGTTCTCCCTCGGCTACAGCCATCCCGTGCTGGTCGAGGCCCCCGAGGGCATCACCTTCGCGGTCGATGGCAACACCAAGCTTTCGATCTCCGGTATCAACAAGCAGCAGGTCGGCCAGGTCGCCGCTAACATCCGTCGTCTGCGCAAGGATGACCCCTACAAGGGTAAGGGCATCCGTTACGAGGGTGAGCAGGTCCGCCGCAAGCTCGGAAAGACAGGTAAGTAATGAGCAACACTGCAGAGAACAAGCGCGTTCCTGTCGGCAAGGACATCTCTACCCGTCGTCGTCAGGCTCGTGCCCGTCGTCACTTCCGTCTGCGCAAGAAGCTGCGCGGTACCCCCGAGGCACCGCGTCTCGTCGTCCACCGTTCCTCCCGCCACATGCACGTCCAGGTCATCGACGACCTGGCTGGCCACACCTTGGCCGCCGCATCCTCGATGGATCAGTCCATCCGCGAGATGGAGGGCGACAAGAAGACCAAGGCTACCGCTGTGGGCAAGCTCGTCGCCGAGCGCGCCAAGGCTGCCGGCATCGAGAAGGTTGTCTTTGACCGTGGTGGCTACCAGTTCCACGGCCGCGTTGCGGCTTTGGCCGATGGCGCTCGTGAAGGTGGTCTGAACTTCTAATGATCACCGCAGATAAGTTCAACAACGGAAGGATCGCGTAATGCCAGGACGTGAACGGCGCGACGGCGGACGCACCGCCGACGAGAACCAGAAGAACAACCGCAACGACCGCCGCGGTGGTCGTCGCAATGACCGCAACCAGCAGGACGAGCGCTCGCAGTACCTCGAGCGCGTTGTCACCATCAACCGCGTGTCCAAGGTCCAGAAGGGTGGTCGTCGCTTCAGCTTCACCGCTCTCGTGATCGTGGGCGACGGCCAGGGCATGGTGGGCGTTGGCTACGGCAAGGCCAAGGAAGTTCCCCAGGCTATCCAGAAGGGTGCCGAGGAAGCTCGCAAGAACTTCTTCCGCGTCCCGATGATCGCCGGCACCATCACCCACCCGGTCCAGGGTGAGGCCGCAGGTGGCGTGGTTATGCTTCGCCCCGCAGCCCCCGGTACCGGTGTGATCGCTGGTGGCGCTGCCCGCCCGGTGCTTGAGTGCGCTGGTGTGCAGGACGTCCTGTCCAAGTCCCTTGGCTCGGACAACGCCATCAACGTGGTCCACGCCACCGTGGATGCCCTCAAGCAGCTCGTGCGCCCCGAAGAGGTCGCTGCCCGTCGCGGCAAGAGCCTTGAAGAGGTCACCCCGGCCCGTATGCTGCGCGCACGCGCAGGTCAGGAGGCTTAAATCATGGCCCTCAAGATCACCATGATCCGAAGCACCGTCGGTGCTAAGAAGAACCAGCGCGACACGCTGCGCAGCCTCGGCCTGAAGCGCCCGAACAATGTTGTCGTTCGCCCGGACACCCCGATCGTCCGCGGCTACATCAACACCGTTCGCCACATGGTCGAGGTCGAAGAAGTAGCAGGGGAGTAGATAACTCATGAGCGAACCTATTAAGCTCCACGATCTGCGCCCGGCGAAGGGCGCGAATAAGGCCAAGACCCGCGTGGGTCGCGGTAATGCCTCCAAGGGCACCACCGCCGGCCGCGGTACCAAGGGCACCAAGGCCCGCAAGCAGGTGCCAGCAGGTTTCGAGGGTGGCCAGATGCCCATCCACATGCGCCTGCCGAAGCTCAAGGGCTTCAAGGCCCGCAACAAGGTCATCTTCCAGGTGGTCAACGTTGCCGACATCGAGAAGGCCTTCCCCGAAGGTGGCGACGTGACCGTGGCCGACCTCGTGGCAGCCGGCTTGGTGCGCAAGAAGCAGCCTGTGAAGGTGCTCGGCAACGGCGAGATCTCTGTGAAGGTCAACGTGACCGCACAGAAGTTCTCCGGCTCCGCCAAGGAGAAGATCGAGGCCGCCGGCGGCTCCGTCACCGAGGCCAAGTAACACCCAAGGCACGAGGGTAGGCCTTAGGCCTCCCTTCGCCTCGGCGTGAATCAGACGCCAGTTTTAGTATTTGCTGAGGCTGGCGTCTTTTTTGTGCCCAAAGTATGTGCCTGGCCCGCTGGGTGGCGTCTATAAGCTGCGTTAGCCCTGCTCAGCGCCTGCTATCCCTCAAGGTTAGGGTGTGATGAGTGCTCAGACTCGGAGCTTGGGAGCATTGCTGGTAAGGTAGCACCGTTATTAACTCTTGGTGTCAGTGGCGCGGGTCTGTGCCGCGCGCTGATGCATCCAGTTAGGTATTTGTCACTACGTCCCTTATGTCCGAGACTGCCGCGGTTTATCCGCCGCTGCTTACGGTAGGGGTGTACAGGAGGATTATTAGTGTCCGCCATTTTCTCGGCCTTCAAGGACGCTGATCTGCGGAAGAAGATTTTATTCACGCTCGCGATGATCGTGCTGTACCGCATTGGTGCGCAGATCCCCTCGCCCGGCGTGGATTACCGCGAGATCAGCGCACGGCTGCATGAGATCGCCTCGGAAAACTCGGGCGTGTACTCGCTGATTAACCTGTTTTCCGGCGGCGCGCTGCTGCAGCTGTCGGTCTTCGCTATCGGCATCATGCCCTACATCACGGCATCGATTATCGTGCAGCTGCTTACCGTGGTGATTCCGCGCTTTGAGGAGCTGAAAAAGGAAGGCCAGTCCGGCCAATCCACAATGATGCAGTACACCCGCTACCTCACGGTGGCGTTGGCGTTACTGCAATCCGCCGGCATTGTCGCCCTCGCTGACCGAGAGCAACTGCTCGGCCAAGGCCAGCGGGTGCTGGTGGAAGATGCCAACATCTTCACCCTCATCATGCTGGTGGTGGTGATGACCTCCGGTGCGGTGCTGGTGATGTGGCTCGGCGAGCTCATTACCGAGCGAGGTATCGGTAACGGCATGTCGCTGCTGATCTTCGCCGGCATCGCCACCCGACTGCCCACCGACGGTATGAATATCCTGCAGTCCTCCGGTGGGGTCGTCTTCGGTGTCGTGCTTGCCGCCGTGATCTTGCTCGTGATCGGCGTGGTCTTCATTGAGCAGGGCCAGCGCCGCATCCCCGTGCAGTACGCCAAGCGCATGGTGGGCCGCCGCCAATACGGCGGCACCTCCACCTACCTGCCGCTGAAGGTGAACCAGGGCGGCGTGATCCCGGTGATCTTCGCCTCCTCCCTCATATACATGCCGGTGCTGATCACCCAGATTGTGAACTCGAATAGCCCGACGGTGCCGGATAACTGGTGGATGCGGAACGTGATCGCGCACCTGCAGACTCCCTCCTCGTGGCAGTACATCGTGCTCTACTTCGTGCTCATCGTGTTCTTCTCCTACTTCTACGTCTCGGTGCAGTACGACCCCTACGAGCAGGCCGAGAACATGAAGAAGTACGGCGGCTTCATCCCCGGTATCCGTCCGGGCCGCCCCACCGCTCAGTATCTGGGGTATGTGATGAACCGTCTGCTCTTTGTGGGCGCCGCCTACCTCGGTATCATCGCCGTGCTCCCGAACATCATGTTGGATCTCGGGGTTGGTAACATTGACGCAGGTGCAACTCCCTTTGGCGGTACCGCACTTCTGATTCTTGTCTCGGTGGCACTAACTACCGTCAAGCAGATTGAGAGTCAGCTCCTGCAAAGCAACTACGAAGGATTCTTGAAGTAATGCGACTCGTTCTCCTAGGCCCTCCCGGTGCAGGCAAGGGCACCCAAGCTGCGATTCTCTCCGAGAAGCTGGGTGTTCCGCACATCTCCACCGGTGATCTGTTCCGAGCAAATATTGGCGAGGGAACCCCGCTGGGCGTGGAGGCGAAAAGTTACATCGACGCCGGCAAACTGGTCCCCACCGAGGTGACCGCCCGTATGGTGGAATCACGCCTAGCAGAAGAGGACGCCGCCAAGGGCTTTTTGCTCGATGGCTTTCCCCGCACCACCGAGCAGGCAGATCTGCTCGCCGAGATGCTCGCACAGCAGGGCGTGGAGCTTGACGGTGTGCTCAACTTCCAGGTGTCCGAGGACGTGGTGGTTGAGCGCATGTTGGCCCGTGGTCGTGCAGACGACAACGAGGACACCATCCGCACTCGCATGGAGGTCTACCGCGAGCAGACCGCCCCAGTGATTGACTACTACGGGGACAAGATCTTCACCGTTGAGGCCGAAGGCAGCATCGAAGAGATCAACGAGCGCGCCATGAGTGCGCTGGGCAAGTAGCCCCACAATTCAGAAACCATCACGCCGACCCCCTTTGTGTGCAGAGGGAGGTCGGCGTCCTCATGCACGACGCGCAGCGCTAGCGCGCATGAGCTGAATCCCGAGCACGAAGGAGACACACCCCATGGGGCGAAAGAAAAATACCCGCCGCATTGCGGCGAAAACCGCGGAGCAGCTCGAACTCATGGCAGCCGCGGGCGCGGTGGTGGGCCACGCCCT from the Corynebacterium ciconiae DSM 44920 genome contains:
- the rplF gene encoding 50S ribosomal protein L6 produces the protein MSRIGKAPIAIPSGVDVKIDGQHVEVKGSKGTLSQDIPAPITVAVEDNQIVVSRPDDHRKSRSLHGLSRSLVNNMVVGVTEGYTIKMEIFGVGYRVQAKGQNLEFSLGYSHPVLVEAPEGITFAVDGNTKLSISGINKQQVGQVAANIRRLRKDDPYKGKGIRYEGEQVRRKLGKTGK
- the rplR gene encoding 50S ribosomal protein L18 — protein: MSNTAENKRVPVGKDISTRRRQARARRHFRLRKKLRGTPEAPRLVVHRSSRHMHVQVIDDLAGHTLAAASSMDQSIREMEGDKKTKATAVGKLVAERAKAAGIEKVVFDRGGYQFHGRVAALADGAREGGLNF
- the rpsE gene encoding 30S ribosomal protein S5, with product MPGRERRDGGRTADENQKNNRNDRRGGRRNDRNQQDERSQYLERVVTINRVSKVQKGGRRFSFTALVIVGDGQGMVGVGYGKAKEVPQAIQKGAEEARKNFFRVPMIAGTITHPVQGEAAGGVVMLRPAAPGTGVIAGGAARPVLECAGVQDVLSKSLGSDNAINVVHATVDALKQLVRPEEVAARRGKSLEEVTPARMLRARAGQEA
- the rpmD gene encoding 50S ribosomal protein L30, yielding MALKITMIRSTVGAKKNQRDTLRSLGLKRPNNVVVRPDTPIVRGYINTVRHMVEVEEVAGE
- the rplO gene encoding 50S ribosomal protein L15, with product MSEPIKLHDLRPAKGANKAKTRVGRGNASKGTTAGRGTKGTKARKQVPAGFEGGQMPIHMRLPKLKGFKARNKVIFQVVNVADIEKAFPEGGDVTVADLVAAGLVRKKQPVKVLGNGEISVKVNVTAQKFSGSAKEKIEAAGGSVTEAK
- the secY gene encoding preprotein translocase subunit SecY yields the protein MSAIFSAFKDADLRKKILFTLAMIVLYRIGAQIPSPGVDYREISARLHEIASENSGVYSLINLFSGGALLQLSVFAIGIMPYITASIIVQLLTVVIPRFEELKKEGQSGQSTMMQYTRYLTVALALLQSAGIVALADREQLLGQGQRVLVEDANIFTLIMLVVVMTSGAVLVMWLGELITERGIGNGMSLLIFAGIATRLPTDGMNILQSSGGVVFGVVLAAVILLVIGVVFIEQGQRRIPVQYAKRMVGRRQYGGTSTYLPLKVNQGGVIPVIFASSLIYMPVLITQIVNSNSPTVPDNWWMRNVIAHLQTPSSWQYIVLYFVLIVFFSYFYVSVQYDPYEQAENMKKYGGFIPGIRPGRPTAQYLGYVMNRLLFVGAAYLGIIAVLPNIMLDLGVGNIDAGATPFGGTALLILVSVALTTVKQIESQLLQSNYEGFLK
- a CDS encoding adenylate kinase; protein product: MRLVLLGPPGAGKGTQAAILSEKLGVPHISTGDLFRANIGEGTPLGVEAKSYIDAGKLVPTEVTARMVESRLAEEDAAKGFLLDGFPRTTEQADLLAEMLAQQGVELDGVLNFQVSEDVVVERMLARGRADDNEDTIRTRMEVYREQTAPVIDYYGDKIFTVEAEGSIEEINERAMSALGK